In one Inquilinus sp. Marseille-Q2685 genomic region, the following are encoded:
- a CDS encoding ABC transporter substrate-binding protein translates to MPEDLRFTRRALLRGAASTAAVAAIGMPAIVRAQTDALRIGHLTPRTGFLGPLGEYAVMAVQLAAEEINAAGGVLGRPVELIIEDSVNPQTASAKAERLVERDKVAAIIGEISSASGLAISQVAQRSRTLFFNTGCNSDALRGADCKRFMFHVEGANSMYVKSVGRALLQTDLVKGKRWYSLTADYAFGHDLLKVAKRFMEQNGGQFAADELVPTDATDFSAYLLKIRQAEPDLVISNLAGAQITNFIKQYAEYGLSFPVAGFGFDTAVAWGAGEGNFLGTWPSLWHHRVDTPASKAFVDAFTKKYGKPPENQAWGDYNALKILARAIAETKSADSPAIVEYLEKGAKFDVMKSREGYFRARDHQLMTEMYAITALPPDEVENQWDIFTSSPAVPGPEEPLEAIAPTEEEAACTMPA, encoded by the coding sequence ATGCCTGAAGATTTGCGCTTCACCCGCCGTGCCCTGTTGCGGGGCGCCGCGTCCACCGCCGCCGTCGCCGCCATCGGCATGCCGGCCATCGTCCGCGCCCAGACGGACGCGCTGCGCATCGGGCATCTGACGCCGCGCACCGGCTTCCTCGGCCCGCTCGGCGAATACGCCGTGATGGCGGTGCAGCTCGCGGCCGAGGAGATCAACGCCGCTGGCGGCGTGCTGGGCCGGCCGGTCGAGCTGATCATCGAGGATTCGGTCAACCCGCAGACCGCCTCGGCCAAGGCCGAACGGCTGGTCGAGCGCGACAAGGTCGCGGCGATCATCGGCGAGATCTCCTCCGCCTCCGGCCTCGCCATTTCCCAGGTGGCGCAGCGCAGCAGAACCTTGTTCTTCAACACCGGCTGCAACTCCGACGCGCTGCGCGGCGCCGACTGCAAGCGCTTCATGTTCCATGTCGAGGGCGCCAACTCGATGTATGTGAAGTCGGTCGGCCGGGCGCTGCTGCAGACCGATCTGGTCAAGGGCAAGCGCTGGTATTCGCTGACCGCCGACTACGCCTTCGGCCACGACCTCCTGAAGGTGGCCAAGCGCTTCATGGAGCAGAATGGCGGGCAGTTCGCCGCCGACGAGCTGGTGCCGACCGACGCCACCGACTTCTCCGCCTATCTCCTGAAGATCCGGCAGGCAGAGCCGGACCTGGTGATCTCCAACCTCGCCGGCGCCCAGATCACCAATTTCATCAAGCAATACGCCGAATACGGCCTGTCCTTCCCGGTCGCCGGATTCGGCTTCGACACCGCGGTCGCCTGGGGCGCCGGCGAGGGCAACTTTCTCGGCACCTGGCCGTCGCTGTGGCACCACCGGGTCGACACCCCCGCGTCGAAGGCCTTCGTCGACGCCTTCACCAAGAAGTATGGAAAGCCGCCGGAGAACCAGGCCTGGGGCGACTATAACGCGCTGAAGATTCTGGCCCGCGCCATCGCCGAGACCAAGTCGGCCGACAGCCCGGCGATCGTCGAATATCTCGAGAAGGGCGCCAAGTTCGACGTGATGAAGTCGCGCGAGGGCTATTTCCGGGCCCGTGACCACCAGCTGATGACCGAGATGTACGCGATCACGGCACTGCCGCCGGACGAGGTGGAGAACCAGTGGGACATCTTCACCTCCTCGCCGGCGGTGCCGGGCCCGGAGGAGCCGCTGGAGGCGATCGCGCCGACGGAAGAAGAAGCCGCCTGCACGATGCCGGCGTGA
- a CDS encoding SDR family oxidoreductase, which yields MDLGIKGLRVLVTAGASGIGREITRAFVEEGARVHVSDVDAAALEALAAESPAITATTADMSDRAAVARLFDEALAALGGLDCLVNNVGIAGPTGRVDQIDPEEWDRTLAVNITGQFNCTRLAVPHLAKSGNASIINLSSSAGRLGFPLRTPYAASKWAVVGFTKSLSIELGALGIRVNAIQPGIVEGDRIRRVFAAKAAQRGITAEAMQEQSLAQASIREMIQPRQLADQILLLASPRGRTISGQAISICGDLQSLA from the coding sequence ATGGATCTCGGCATCAAGGGCCTGCGCGTCCTGGTCACAGCCGGCGCGTCCGGCATCGGGCGGGAGATCACCCGCGCCTTCGTCGAGGAGGGGGCGCGGGTGCATGTCTCGGACGTCGACGCGGCGGCGCTCGAAGCGCTGGCGGCGGAGAGCCCGGCGATCACCGCGACCACGGCCGACATGTCCGACCGCGCGGCCGTGGCCCGGCTGTTCGACGAGGCGCTGGCGGCGCTGGGCGGGCTGGACTGCCTGGTCAACAATGTCGGCATCGCCGGCCCCACCGGCCGGGTCGACCAGATCGATCCGGAGGAATGGGACCGGACGCTGGCGGTCAACATCACCGGCCAGTTCAACTGCACCCGCCTGGCCGTGCCGCATCTGGCGAAAAGCGGCAACGCCAGCATCATCAACCTGTCCTCCTCCGCCGGGCGCCTCGGTTTCCCGCTGCGCACGCCCTATGCCGCCTCGAAATGGGCGGTGGTCGGCTTCACCAAGTCGCTGTCGATCGAGCTCGGGGCCCTCGGCATCCGGGTCAACGCGATCCAGCCCGGCATCGTCGAGGGCGACCGCATCCGCCGGGTGTTCGCCGCCAAGGCGGCGCAGCGCGGCATCACGGCCGAAGCGATGCAGGAGCAGTCGCTGGCGCAGGCTTCGATCCGGGAGATGATCCAGCCGCGCCAGCTGGCGGACCAGATCCTGCTGCTGGCCTCGCCGCGCGGCCGCACCATCTCCGGCCAGGCCATCAGCATCTGCGGCGACCTGCAGTCGCTGGCCTGA
- a CDS encoding branched-chain amino acid ABC transporter ATP-binding protein/permease: protein MSKRKDSLVLVTAALGLVLLPWLLLAVGLTLTSAIDVVVFATACLGLNILVGRTGLVSFGHGAWFGLAAYAAALAQLPWFPSGIVLPGLLAVAFVLVAAAVAGVLVLRRRGVYFSLLTLALTALLYAVAFRWTALTGGENGLGGLQRGTLLGFDLDDAWAYYAAVAAVGFAVVVALRRFHASPAGTVLVAIRENEQRARFVGYPTTRYKLLGFVLSAGITGLAGVMSVFNHRFASADPLSIAFSGELLAMVVIGGMRSFLGPALGALFFILFREFLSIWTPDWLLWFGLLFVGFILFSPTGLVGIAARILATLRPPPAEAAAMAGRQAGASGALPAFLRPADHGDGPVLVASGLAKHFGGIRAVESVDIAVRDRSLHALIGPNGAGKTTAFNLLSGMFTPDAGSVSLKGRDIAGLAPERICAAGIGRSFQITNLFPALSVEENLRLAVQARHPKRFALWRAARAIPEIEAETAELLRYLGLSGIEQAEAGTLSYGGQRLLDMGLALATRPRLLLLDEPLAGLAAAERQRVGDIVRHISADIPVLLVEHDLDRVFQIADAVTVMNEGRVLVDGTVEDARGDPRVQEVYIGSGAAAVAARPRPSAAEPETLLGLEGVNTFYGKSHILADVAFAVHRHEIVALLGRNGAGKSTLLKTLIGIAPPASGSIRLDGAEIAGLPPAAIARLGIGYVPQGRGLFAGMTVAENLGLGRSQRRSGHGTHWDLDRIFEYFPRIRERLHTPADYLSGGEQQMIAVARALSGDVRVLLLDEPFEGLAPAVVEQLFESFDRLRRDLSIVIVDHNLDLALALSDRTVALERGRVIHAGPSQALRDDLDLRRKVLWL, encoded by the coding sequence ATGAGCAAGCGCAAGGACAGCCTCGTCCTCGTCACCGCCGCGCTCGGCCTCGTGTTGCTGCCCTGGCTGCTGCTGGCGGTCGGCCTCACCCTGACCTCGGCGATCGACGTGGTGGTCTTCGCCACCGCCTGCCTGGGGCTGAACATCCTGGTGGGACGGACCGGCCTCGTCTCCTTCGGCCATGGCGCCTGGTTCGGCCTCGCCGCCTATGCCGCCGCCCTGGCGCAGCTGCCCTGGTTCCCCAGTGGGATCGTGCTGCCCGGCCTGCTCGCCGTCGCCTTCGTCCTGGTCGCCGCCGCTGTCGCCGGCGTTCTCGTCCTGCGGCGGCGCGGCGTCTATTTCTCGCTGCTGACCCTGGCGCTGACCGCCCTGCTCTACGCCGTGGCCTTCCGCTGGACGGCCCTGACCGGCGGTGAGAACGGCCTCGGCGGGCTGCAGCGCGGCACGCTGCTGGGCTTCGATCTCGACGACGCCTGGGCCTACTACGCCGCCGTCGCCGCGGTCGGCTTCGCCGTGGTCGTCGCGCTGCGGCGCTTCCACGCCTCGCCGGCCGGCACCGTCCTGGTCGCGATCCGCGAGAACGAGCAGCGGGCGCGCTTCGTCGGCTATCCGACCACCCGCTACAAGCTGCTGGGCTTCGTCCTGTCGGCCGGCATAACCGGCCTCGCCGGGGTGATGTCGGTGTTCAACCATCGCTTCGCCTCGGCCGACCCGCTGTCGATCGCCTTTTCCGGCGAGCTGCTGGCCATGGTCGTGATCGGCGGCATGCGCAGCTTCCTGGGGCCGGCGCTGGGGGCGCTGTTCTTCATCCTGTTCCGCGAGTTCCTGTCGATCTGGACGCCGGACTGGCTCTTGTGGTTCGGGCTGCTCTTCGTCGGCTTCATCCTGTTCTCGCCGACCGGCCTGGTCGGCATCGCCGCGCGCATCCTGGCGACGCTCCGCCCGCCGCCGGCGGAAGCCGCCGCCATGGCGGGCCGGCAAGCGGGAGCCTCAGGTGCGCTGCCGGCCTTTCTGCGCCCGGCCGACCACGGCGACGGGCCGGTCCTCGTCGCCTCGGGCCTTGCCAAGCATTTCGGCGGCATCCGCGCGGTCGAGAGCGTCGACATCGCCGTGCGCGACCGGTCGCTGCACGCCCTGATCGGGCCGAACGGCGCCGGCAAGACCACGGCCTTCAACCTGCTCTCCGGCATGTTCACGCCCGATGCCGGCAGCGTCAGCTTGAAGGGGCGCGACATCGCCGGCTTGGCGCCGGAACGGATCTGCGCCGCCGGTATCGGCCGGTCGTTCCAGATCACCAATCTGTTCCCGGCGCTGAGCGTCGAGGAGAATCTGCGGCTGGCGGTCCAGGCGCGGCATCCAAAGCGCTTCGCCCTCTGGCGCGCCGCCCGGGCGATCCCGGAGATCGAGGCCGAGACCGCCGAGCTGCTGCGCTATCTCGGCCTGTCCGGAATCGAGCAGGCCGAGGCCGGCACCCTGTCCTATGGCGGGCAGCGCCTGCTCGACATGGGGCTGGCGCTCGCCACCCGCCCGCGCCTGCTGCTGCTCGACGAGCCGCTGGCCGGGCTGGCGGCGGCGGAGCGGCAGCGCGTCGGCGACATCGTCAGGCACATCTCGGCCGACATCCCGGTGCTGCTGGTCGAGCACGACCTCGACCGCGTGTTCCAGATCGCCGATGCGGTAACGGTGATGAACGAGGGCCGGGTGCTGGTCGACGGCACGGTCGAGGACGCCCGCGGCGATCCGCGGGTGCAGGAGGTCTATATCGGCTCCGGCGCCGCCGCGGTGGCGGCCAGGCCGCGGCCCAGCGCCGCCGAGCCCGAGACGCTGCTGGGCCTGGAGGGCGTCAACACCTTCTACGGCAAGAGCCACATCCTGGCCGATGTCGCCTTCGCCGTGCACCGGCACGAGATCGTGGCCCTCTTGGGCCGCAACGGCGCCGGCAAGTCGACCCTGCTGAAGACGCTGATCGGCATCGCCCCGCCCGCCTCCGGCAGCATCCGCCTCGACGGGGCGGAAATCGCGGGGCTGCCGCCGGCCGCGATCGCGCGGCTGGGCATCGGCTATGTGCCGCAGGGGCGCGGCCTGTTCGCCGGCATGACGGTCGCCGAGAATCTCGGCCTCGGCCGGTCGCAGCGCCGCAGCGGCCACGGCACGCATTGGGACCTTGACCGGATCTTCGAGTATTTCCCGCGCATCCGCGAGCGGCTGCACACCCCTGCCGACTACCTTTCCGGCGGCGAGCAGCAGATGATCGCGGTGGCCCGCGCCTTGTCCGGCGATGTCCGGGTTCTGCTGCTGGACGAGCCGTTCGAGGGGCTGGCCCCGGCAGTGGTCGAGCAGCTGTTCGAGAGCTTCGACCGGCTGCGCCGCGACCTCTCGATCGTCATCGTCGACCATAATCTGGACCTGGCGCTCGCCCTGTCCGATCGTACCGTGGCGCTGGAGCGCGGCCGGGTGATCCATGCCGGCCCGTCGCAGGCGCTGCGCGACGACCTCGACCTGCGCCGCAAGGTGCTTTGGCTGTGA
- a CDS encoding GntR family transcriptional regulator yields MSAGLAGMARIERVTLGERAYEALRELLLSGAVAPGEKLSLRSVAATLGVSIMPVREAVSRLVADGALAVMPNRAVTVPVMTRAKFRELTTVRLAVEGFAAEQAAAHRSEGDLAEIRRLDEAFRREVKAPEADAIAALRLNKELHFAIYAATGLPSLVAIIEGLWLKVGPVINLDLRSSTERLVDGGAEGFHADCVAAIAARDGPAARAALASDIENAARFIAATGRLPD; encoded by the coding sequence ATGAGCGCGGGGCTGGCCGGCATGGCGCGGATCGAGCGGGTGACGCTCGGCGAGCGCGCCTATGAGGCGCTGCGCGAGCTGCTGCTCTCCGGCGCCGTGGCCCCGGGCGAGAAGCTGTCGCTGCGCAGCGTGGCGGCGACGCTCGGCGTCTCGATCATGCCGGTGCGCGAGGCAGTGAGCCGGCTGGTCGCCGACGGCGCGCTGGCGGTGATGCCGAACCGGGCGGTCACCGTGCCGGTGATGACCCGCGCCAAGTTCCGCGAGCTGACCACGGTCCGCCTCGCCGTCGAGGGCTTCGCCGCAGAGCAGGCGGCGGCCCATCGCTCGGAGGGCGATCTGGCCGAGATCCGCCGGCTGGACGAGGCGTTCCGGCGCGAGGTCAAGGCGCCCGAGGCGGACGCCATCGCGGCGCTGCGGCTGAACAAGGAGCTGCACTTCGCCATCTACGCCGCGACCGGGCTGCCGTCGCTGGTCGCCATCATCGAAGGGCTCTGGCTCAAGGTCGGGCCGGTGATCAACCTGGACCTCAGATCCTCGACCGAACGACTCGTCGACGGCGGGGCGGAGGGATTCCACGCCGATTGCGTCGCGGCGATCGCGGCGCGGGACGGGCCGGCGGCGCGCGCGGCGCTGGCCTCGGACATCGAGAACGCCGCCCGCTTCATCGCGGCGACCGGAAGGCTGCCGGACTGA
- a CDS encoding 3-keto-5-aminohexanoate cleavage protein: protein MAKSRKIVITCAVTGAIHTPSMSAHLPVTAEEIAEAAVGAAEAGAAIVHLHARDPETGKPDQTPQAFEPFLKVIKQRSNCIVNLTTGGAPWMRVEERILPAQTFKPEVASLNMGSMNFGLFPMLNRFKEFKHAWEPEALEASRDLVFRNSFKDIEFVLRTLGDDGIRFEFECYDTSHLYNLHHFLERGLVKPPLFVQTVFGILGGIGPHPEDVAHMKRTADRLFGDQYEWSVLGAGRNQLPIAAMAAAMGGNVRVGLEDSLWAGPGKLAESNAQQVRLARQIIEGLGLEIASPDEAREILELKGGDRVAF, encoded by the coding sequence ATGGCCAAGAGCCGCAAGATCGTCATCACCTGCGCCGTCACCGGGGCGATCCACACCCCGTCGATGTCGGCCCACCTGCCGGTGACCGCCGAGGAGATCGCCGAGGCAGCGGTCGGCGCGGCCGAGGCCGGCGCCGCCATCGTCCATCTGCACGCCCGCGACCCTGAGACCGGCAAGCCCGACCAGACGCCGCAGGCCTTCGAGCCCTTTCTCAAGGTGATCAAGCAGCGCTCCAACTGCATCGTGAACCTGACCACCGGCGGCGCGCCCTGGATGCGGGTCGAGGAGCGCATCCTGCCGGCCCAGACCTTCAAGCCGGAGGTGGCGTCGCTGAACATGGGGTCGATGAATTTCGGCCTGTTCCCGATGCTCAACCGGTTCAAGGAGTTCAAGCACGCCTGGGAGCCGGAGGCGCTGGAAGCCTCGCGGGACCTGGTGTTCCGTAACAGCTTCAAGGACATCGAGTTCGTGCTGCGGACGCTGGGCGACGACGGCATCCGCTTCGAGTTCGAGTGCTACGACACCTCGCACCTCTACAACCTGCACCATTTCCTGGAGCGCGGCCTGGTGAAGCCGCCGCTCTTCGTCCAGACCGTGTTCGGCATCCTCGGCGGCATCGGCCCGCATCCGGAGGATGTGGCGCATATGAAGCGCACGGCGGACCGGCTGTTCGGCGATCAGTACGAATGGTCGGTGCTCGGCGCCGGGCGCAACCAGCTGCCGATCGCGGCGATGGCGGCGGCGATGGGCGGCAATGTCCGCGTCGGGCTGGAGGATTCGCTCTGGGCCGGCCCCGGCAAGCTGGCGGAATCGAACGCCCAGCAGGTCCGCCTTGCCCGCCAGATCATCGAGGGGCTGGGCCTCGAGATCGCCTCGCCTGATGAGGCGCGCGAGATCCTCGAGCTCAAGGGCGGCGACCGCGTCGCCTTTTGA
- a CDS encoding DUF4344 domain-containing metallopeptidase, producing MVGSELSRMTRAAAAAACLLFGLFGASPGYGQHIVPGQRSNIVASDPATLEQALNPDEKKLVQEGLAWLGFYKGWFDGAFKAGTRSALSAWQQQNGLRATGELDPDQAVTLAGTALAMRDKTGWQPLSDSRSGITISYPSKVLTERTESEAGGVTLNDPDGGASLMTMRFTDVTDGQINAFYDALSGSGESEITYEFRRNNLFIVTGNRKAGKFYSRFEQRGREIRGYDLIWRADHDADLQALSVLISNSFYPFGYDTPPAEPSYPTLMALADARDPQGGSAGTREAPQDADRSQQASTSPAPDRAPPARGPSETGGAPSSHQDNQAGPSGEDMEEGQFAFAYLEPDSPALKGAYELTRDTDLLRRNPEIAWMNGMFELPRPLRYAAAECGSVNAFYSPKDSAIVLCYELVDSLEQQAQKLAEKADPRSNILGAYIASNIRFILLHETGHALIDMLELPSTGREEDAVDQMAAMMILLNPGGKETTDQIAEVLRMAAIWFQNNASVGSDASQNMQVFADEHSLSEQRFYNLLCYMYGHNPDDYDWIVREKFLPETRAVRCPDESRKMFKAWAALLAPHFTPRYQAIARMLK from the coding sequence ATGGTGGGATCGGAATTGTCGCGGATGACGCGGGCGGCGGCCGCCGCGGCCTGCCTGCTGTTCGGGCTGTTCGGCGCATCGCCCGGATACGGGCAGCACATCGTGCCGGGCCAGCGCTCCAACATCGTCGCATCCGATCCGGCCACCCTGGAGCAGGCGCTGAACCCGGACGAGAAGAAGCTGGTGCAGGAGGGGCTGGCCTGGCTAGGCTTCTACAAGGGCTGGTTCGACGGCGCCTTCAAGGCCGGCACGCGCAGCGCGCTGTCCGCCTGGCAGCAGCAGAACGGCTTGCGCGCCACCGGCGAGCTCGACCCCGACCAGGCCGTCACGCTCGCCGGCACGGCCCTGGCGATGCGGGATAAGACCGGCTGGCAGCCCCTGTCCGATTCGAGGAGCGGGATCACCATCTCCTATCCCTCCAAGGTCCTGACCGAGCGGACGGAGTCGGAGGCGGGGGGTGTCACCCTGAACGACCCCGATGGCGGCGCATCGCTGATGACGATGCGCTTCACCGATGTCACCGACGGCCAGATCAACGCCTTCTACGACGCCCTTTCCGGCAGCGGCGAATCCGAGATCACCTACGAGTTCCGCCGGAACAACCTGTTCATCGTCACCGGCAACCGCAAGGCCGGCAAGTTCTACAGCCGTTTCGAGCAGCGCGGCCGCGAGATCCGCGGCTACGACCTGATCTGGCGGGCCGATCACGACGCGGATCTGCAGGCGCTCTCGGTGCTGATCTCGAACAGCTTCTATCCGTTCGGCTACGACACCCCGCCGGCGGAACCGAGCTACCCGACCCTGATGGCGCTGGCCGATGCACGGGATCCGCAGGGCGGATCGGCCGGCACGAGGGAGGCGCCCCAGGACGCCGACCGCTCGCAGCAGGCCAGCACGAGCCCCGCCCCGGACCGGGCGCCACCTGCCCGAGGGCCATCGGAGACGGGCGGCGCGCCCTCGTCCCATCAGGACAACCAGGCCGGCCCGAGCGGTGAGGACATGGAGGAGGGGCAATTCGCCTTCGCCTATCTGGAGCCGGACAGCCCCGCCCTCAAGGGCGCCTACGAGCTGACGCGGGACACCGACCTGCTGCGGCGGAATCCCGAGATCGCCTGGATGAACGGGATGTTCGAACTGCCGCGCCCGCTGCGCTACGCAGCCGCGGAATGCGGGTCGGTGAACGCGTTCTACTCGCCCAAGGATTCCGCGATCGTCCTCTGTTACGAGCTGGTCGATTCCCTGGAGCAGCAGGCCCAGAAGCTGGCCGAGAAGGCGGATCCGCGGTCGAACATCCTCGGCGCCTATATCGCCAGCAACATCCGCTTCATCCTGCTGCACGAAACCGGCCACGCCCTGATCGACATGCTGGAGCTGCCGTCGACCGGGCGGGAGGAAGACGCGGTCGACCAGATGGCCGCGATGATGATCCTCCTCAACCCCGGCGGGAAGGAGACGACCGACCAGATCGCCGAGGTGCTGCGGATGGCCGCCATCTGGTTCCAGAACAACGCTTCGGTCGGCAGCGACGCCAGCCAGAACATGCAGGTCTTCGCCGACGAGCACTCCCTCAGCGAGCAGCGCTTCTACAACCTGCTGTGCTACATGTACGGCCACAATCCTGACGACTATGACTGGATCGTCCGGGAGAAGTTCCTGCCCGAGACGCGCGCCGTCCGCTGCCCCGACGAATCGCGCAAGATGTTCAAGGCCTGGGCGGCGCTGCTGGCGCCGCATTTCACCCCGCGCTACCAGGCGATCGCGCGCATGCTGAAATAA
- a CDS encoding 3-hydroxyacyl-CoA dehydrogenase, translating to MPTIAIIGTGLIGRSWAIVFAAAGWQVRLTDASAAALAAAPGLIAEGLAELASHGLIKDPAGAAVRARAAGSLAEAVAEAELVQENLPEDVEIKRAAFAELDRLAPRDAILASSTSAIVASRFTEGLAGRDRCLVAHPVNPPHLVPVVELCGAPWTSLETIERARRIYSAVGQEPVTIHREVDGFVLNRLQGALLAEAFRLVGEGVISPQDLDKTIKDGLGLRWSFLGPFGTIELNAPGGIPDYCARYTGLYRRLAADPAGPEVWDGPTIDRLLAGWGETPDAARLAARSAWRDRRLAALKAHKVAQSEDPTVS from the coding sequence ATGCCGACTATCGCGATCATCGGCACCGGGCTGATCGGCCGGTCCTGGGCGATCGTCTTCGCCGCCGCCGGCTGGCAGGTGCGGCTGACCGACGCCAGCGCCGCCGCCCTCGCGGCCGCGCCGGGACTGATCGCCGAGGGCCTGGCCGAGCTCGCCAGCCATGGCCTGATCAAGGATCCGGCCGGGGCCGCGGTCCGGGCCCGGGCCGCCGGATCGCTCGCCGAGGCGGTGGCGGAGGCCGAGCTGGTGCAGGAGAACCTGCCCGAAGATGTGGAGATCAAGCGCGCGGCCTTCGCCGAGCTGGACCGGCTGGCGCCGCGCGACGCGATCCTCGCCTCCTCCACCTCGGCCATCGTCGCCTCGCGGTTTACCGAGGGCTTGGCCGGCCGCGACCGCTGCCTAGTCGCCCACCCGGTGAACCCGCCGCATCTGGTGCCGGTGGTCGAGCTGTGCGGCGCGCCCTGGACCTCCCTCGAGACCATCGAGCGGGCGCGGCGGATCTACAGCGCCGTGGGGCAGGAGCCGGTCACGATCCACCGCGAGGTCGACGGCTTCGTGCTGAACCGCCTGCAGGGCGCATTGCTGGCCGAAGCCTTCCGCCTAGTCGGCGAGGGCGTGATCAGCCCGCAGGACCTGGACAAGACCATCAAGGACGGGCTGGGCCTGCGCTGGTCCTTCCTCGGCCCCTTCGGCACGATCGAGCTGAACGCGCCGGGCGGCATCCCCGACTACTGCGCCCGCTACACCGGTCTCTATCGCCGCCTTGCCGCCGACCCGGCCGGGCCGGAGGTGTGGGACGGCCCCACCATCGACCGCCTGCTGGCCGGCTGGGGCGAGACCCCGGACGCCGCCCGGCTGGCCGCGCGCAGCGCCTGGCGCGACCGCCGCCTGGCGGCGCTGAAGGCGCACAAGGTGGCGCAGTCCGAAGACCCGACCGTTTCCTGA
- a CDS encoding LysR substrate-binding domain-containing protein, translating to MRRITFDLDVLRSFATGMELGSFARAADRLGRSTSAVSAQLRKLEEQAGTPIFRKAGRGLALTEAGETMLAYARRLLALNDEAAAAVHGADLEGWVRLGLSEDFGEALLPAVLGRFARAHPRVRIEARIARSFDLLDRVGSGQLDLALAWGDGGGLPHAEPVAELPMRWVGPAMGDGVLASAHGRADEPLPLATLEAPCLLRTAATTALDRAGIPWRLAFVSPSLGGLWAAVAAGLGVTIRTDFGLPAGVRTLKPADAPALPSLPLTLLRAEAEPDPVTARLAAILAQSVRDVLPGFTRAA from the coding sequence ATGCGCCGGATCACCTTCGACCTGGACGTGCTGCGCAGCTTCGCGACGGGGATGGAGCTGGGCAGCTTCGCCAGGGCAGCGGACCGGCTGGGCCGTTCGACCTCGGCGGTCAGCGCCCAGCTGCGCAAGCTGGAGGAGCAGGCGGGCACGCCGATCTTCCGCAAGGCTGGGCGCGGCCTGGCCCTGACCGAGGCCGGCGAGACCATGCTGGCCTATGCCCGCCGGCTGCTCGCCCTCAACGATGAGGCGGCTGCGGCGGTGCATGGCGCCGATCTCGAAGGCTGGGTGCGGCTCGGCCTGTCCGAGGATTTCGGGGAGGCGCTGCTGCCGGCCGTGCTGGGCCGCTTCGCCCGGGCCCATCCCCGGGTGCGGATCGAGGCCCGGATCGCCCGCAGCTTCGACCTGCTGGACCGTGTCGGATCCGGCCAGCTCGACCTGGCGCTGGCCTGGGGCGACGGCGGCGGCCTGCCGCATGCCGAGCCGGTGGCCGAGCTGCCGATGCGCTGGGTCGGCCCGGCCATGGGCGACGGCGTCCTCGCCTCCGCCCATGGCCGGGCCGACGAGCCGCTGCCGCTGGCAACGCTGGAGGCGCCGTGCCTGCTGCGCACGGCCGCGACCACGGCGCTGGACCGCGCCGGAATCCCCTGGCGCCTGGCCTTTGTCAGCCCCAGCCTCGGCGGGCTGTGGGCGGCGGTGGCGGCCGGGCTCGGCGTCACCATCCGCACCGATTTTGGCCTGCCGGCCGGGGTGCGGACGCTGAAGCCGGCCGATGCGCCGGCGCTGCCGTCACTGCCCCTGACCCTGCTGCGGGCCGAGGCCGAGCCGGATCCGGTCACCGCCCGCCTGGCCGCCATCCTGGCGCAGTCAGTGCGAGACGTGCTGCCCGGCTTCACCCGGGCCGCATGA
- a CDS encoding branched-chain amino acid ABC transporter permease — MVLALLTEQIVNGLFTGAITLLIALGLSLIFSLGGIVNLAHGAFYAIGAYLAVSLTPSIGYGGSLVAAPAAVGLLGLLLERFLFRRFYRADPILSLLLTFGLAMVIEQLLRMGFGAAPLPYSIPRFLRGQVFLGDFVLSRYRLTILAGVVVIVAGLWWLLQRTAFGRVVRAGVQNPDMVGALGISLAPYMGAVVFLGVGLAALAGVMLAPIAGVHPAMGAEILTGAFVVVVIGGLGSFWGVVLAALLVGALRGVMVTVYPSAAEAAVYALMALVLLLRPRGLFGERILRFE, encoded by the coding sequence GTGGTCCTCGCCCTCCTCACCGAGCAGATCGTCAACGGCCTGTTCACCGGCGCGATCACGCTGCTGATCGCGCTGGGCCTGTCGCTGATCTTCAGCCTCGGCGGCATCGTCAACCTGGCGCATGGCGCCTTCTACGCGATCGGCGCCTATCTGGCGGTGTCGCTGACGCCGAGCATCGGCTATGGCGGGTCGCTGGTCGCGGCCCCGGCGGCGGTCGGGCTGCTGGGACTGCTGCTGGAACGCTTCCTGTTCCGGCGCTTCTACCGGGCCGACCCGATCCTGTCGCTGCTGCTGACCTTCGGCCTGGCCATGGTGATCGAGCAGCTGCTGCGCATGGGCTTCGGCGCGGCGCCCCTGCCCTATTCCATTCCGAGGTTCCTGCGCGGCCAGGTCTTCCTCGGCGACTTCGTGCTGTCGCGCTACCGGCTGACCATCCTGGCCGGCGTCGTCGTTATCGTCGCAGGTTTGTGGTGGCTGCTGCAGCGCACCGCCTTCGGGCGGGTGGTGCGCGCCGGGGTGCAGAACCCCGACATGGTCGGGGCGCTTGGCATCTCGCTGGCCCCCTATATGGGCGCCGTGGTCTTCCTCGGCGTCGGCCTGGCGGCGCTGGCCGGGGTGATGCTGGCGCCGATCGCCGGCGTCCACCCGGCCATGGGCGCCGAGATCCTGACCGGGGCCTTCGTCGTCGTGGTCATCGGCGGGCTCGGCTCCTTCTGGGGCGTCGTCCTGGCCGCCCTGCTCGTCGGCGCGCTGCGCGGGGTTATGGTGACGGTCTACCCCTCCGCCGCCGAGGCCGCGGTCTATGCACTGATGGCGCTCGTCCTTCTGCTGCGCCCGCGCGGCCTGTTCGGCGAGCGCATCCTGCGCTTCGAATGA